The following proteins are encoded in a genomic region of Corylus avellana chromosome ca4, CavTom2PMs-1.0:
- the LOC132178094 gene encoding protein NRT1/ PTR FAMILY 3.1-like: MCLDWKLYPSEPNHQEESIGPLTYKLRRQGREQDSRRCCCKQQNLALYSCQVDIQVLESYTWHGNPPLSDVATGFDISFFPCRLKAEAVSPHAMEAWQYTWLSIKREWEVKEVIVTVKERQWGLVWLGVGALHRLGIGFVISILATLVAGFMEVNHKNVALAHGLIDHPHSTIPISVFWLVPEYSLHGVVEAFMSIGHLEFFYDQAPESMRSSAMALFWLAISFGNYLNLLLVSMVHKFSAKPDGSNCLRNDNISKGKLEYFYWLLTLLQVTNFIYYLCCAKFYTYKPLEIQKKEGIGSSEEDHGVVELVDRV, from the exons ATGTGCTTGGACTGGAAACTTTATCCCTCAGAACCAAATCATCAAGAAGAAAGCATTGGTCCACTGACTTACAAGCTACGCCGCCAGGGCAGGGAGCAGGACAGCCGCAGGTGTTGCTGCAAACAGCAGAACCTG GCCTTGTATAGCTGCCAAGTGGACATCCAAGTACTAGAGTCCTACACGTGGCATGGTAATCCACCGTTGTCTGACGTGGCAACAGGTTTTGATATATCTTTCTTCCCCTGCCGCCTAAAGGCAGAGGCGGTTAGTCCGCATGCAATGGAAGCATGGCAATATACGTGGCTATCCAT AAAGAGAGAATGGGAGGTAAAGGAAGTGATTGTTACAGTGAAGGAGCGGCAATGGGGATTGGTTTGGTTGGGGGTGGGAGCTCTGCACCGGTTGGGAATCGGGTTTGTCATCTCCATATTAGCCACTCTAGTCGCCGGGTTCATGGAAGTGAACCACAAAAACGTAGCTTTAGCACATGGGCTCATTGATCACCCGCATTCTACCATCCCCATATCTGTCTTCTGGCTTGTGCCGGAGTATAGCCTTCATGGGGTGGTTGAAGCTTTCATGTCCATTGGGCATCTCGAGTTTTTCTACGACCAGGCTCCAGAAAGCATGAGAAGCAGTGCCATGGCACTTTTCTGGCTGGCAATTTCATTTGGTAATTATCTAAACTTGCTTCTTGTTTCCATGGTGCACAAGTTTAGTGCTAAGCCAGATGGATCAAACTGCCTTAGAAACGACAACATAAGCAAGGGGAAATTGGAGTACTTTTATTGGTTGCTCACGTTGCTGCAAGTCACTAATTTTATTTACTACTTGTGCTGCGCcaaattttatacatataagCCTCTCGAGATCCAGAAAAAGGAAGGTATTGGGAGCTCTGAAGAAGATCATGGGGTGGTGGAGCTTGTAGATCGGGTTTGA
- the LOC132178096 gene encoding protein NRT1/ PTR FAMILY 8.3-like — translation MSSMEEGRSLSENGHLQNEGNGLYTGDGSVDFKGKPVLKRNTGLWKACPFVLGFGCCERLAFFGIASNLVNYLTNRLHEANVSAARNVNNWQGTCYFTPLLGGVIADTFLGRYWTIGVFSTIYLLGMCTLTISASVSAFKPVDCVGSICPSASPPQYAVFFIGLYLIALGTGGVKPCIWPFGPDQFDDTDPKEKAKKGPFFNWFYFSNNLGSLVASSFLVWVHDNAGWGIGFGIPAACMAIAIASFFSGTPFYRFQKPGGSALKRICQVLVASFHKWNLKVPNDASLLYETQNESSAIKGSRKLEHSEGLK, via the exons ATGTCTTCTATGGAGGAAGGGAGATCGCTCTCGGAAAATGGTCATCTACAG AATGAAGGCAATGGACTCTACACAGGAGATGGCTCAGTTGACTTTAAAGGAAAGCCTGTTCTAAAAAGGAATACTGGACTGTGGAAAGCATGCCCCTTTGTTCTAG GTTTTGGATGCTGTGAACGTTTGGCATTCTTTGGGATTGCTAGTAATCTTGTTAATTACCTTACCAACAGACTACACGAAGCAAATGTTTCTGCTGCAAGAAATGTTAACAATTGGCAAGGCACTTGCTATTTTACACCCCTCCTTGGTGGTGTTATTGCCGATACTTTCTTAGGGAGATATTGGACTATTGGTGTGTTCTCCACAATTTACTTATTA GGGATGTGTACTTTGACAATTTCAGCATCAGTTTCTGCATTCAAGCCTGTGGATTGTGTGGGTTCTATATGCCCTTCAGCTTCTCCACCTCAGTATGCAGTATTCTTCATTGGACTCTATCTTATTGCACTAGGGACTGGAGGAGTCAAACCCTGTATTTGGCCCTTTGGACCTGATCAATTTGATGATACCGACCCCAAGGAAAAGGCAAAGAAGGGACCCTTCTTCAACTGGTTTTACTTTTCTAACAACTTAGGCTCTCTTGTGGCAAGTAGTTTTCTGGTGTGGGTTCATGACAATGCTGGTTGGGGTATAGGGTTTGGCATTCCTGCAGCATGTATGGCCATTGCTATTGCAAGTTTCTTTTCAGGAACTCCCTTCTATAGATTTCAAAAGCCAGGGGGAAGCGCTCTAAAAAGAATTTGCCAGGTTTTGGTTGCATCCTTCCATAAGTGGAATCTGAAGGTCCCCAACGATGCTAGTCTCCTGTATGAAACACAAAACGAAAGCTCTGCAATTAAAGGAAGTCGTAAACTGGAGCACAGTGAGGGACTGAAGTAA